One genomic segment of Heptranchias perlo isolate sHepPer1 chromosome 3, sHepPer1.hap1, whole genome shotgun sequence includes these proteins:
- the LOC137307087 gene encoding LOW QUALITY PROTEIN: dendritic cell-specific transmembrane protein-like (The sequence of the model RefSeq protein was modified relative to this genomic sequence to represent the inferred CDS: deleted 2 bases in 1 codon) — MLILKMVAQFFGQLFELFVTERKSGLKNILCLISPCLLMGLGASGILYVSLRALQCSLPVALAVSVIFAAVTPGALFLSKYLRCFTLIFLISCGSQQGRNALITAGTGVVLFNCAQNSFHNLRGLVESLVCYLEDMRSSVRDLLAKYIEVINWIHQQIQKIPENKLVKFEDNFQIKHRIEDNDLKRNLNATRIDLEILGNYIISKFGTFSRVCKSAMAIMGILLVLILTWFYIRRYLNNIEFENIFVTNQFLQFDEKQKEEGKPHLLLLTRKEKKCFIKIPSLCLSEREWKSMARFFAPIFSNVCIWAVIIILDYGLFLLISSIRNHLDHLPTINITMNMKFNTETTFLNIPVETQAFTETFSDETHLSKGDCIPQPTLSITKIWIPLVALIAFLLLLTLISAKFTILKILVLSLFYAETEKDRIQFLHKKIVQKRSWAKLLSTEEALKFTTNRVSFWFPIFNRKQQKRITDGETNILPEL; from the exons ATGCTCATTCTCAAGATGGTTGCTCAATTTTTTGGACAGCTCTTCGAGCTGTTTGTAACCGAACGAAAATCTGGTTTGAAGAACATTCTGTGCCTGATCTCACCTTGTCTTTTGATGGGACTGGGGGCTAGTGGCATCCTCTACGTGAGCTTGCGAGCATTACAATGCAGCCTCCCAGTGGCTCTGGCAGTGTCTGTAATATTTGCTGCCGTCACTCCTGGAGCTTTGTTTCTTTCAAAGTATCTCAGATGCTTCACTCTGATATTCCTCATTTCATGTGGGTCACAACAAGGCCGCAACGCTCTGATAACAGCTGGCACTGGTGTGGTGCTCTTTAACTGTGCCCAAAACAGCTTTCACAATTTAAGAGGATTAGTCGAGAGTTTGGTCTGCTACCTGGAGGACATGCGCTCATCTGTCAGAGATCTTTTGGCAAAGTACATTGAAGTTATTAATTGGATTCACCAACAAATCCAAAAAATACCAGAAAATAAGTTAGTAAAGTTTGAAGATAATTTCCAGATAAAACACAGAATAGAAGATAATGATTTAAAAAGAAACCTCAATGCAACCAGAATTGACTTGGAGATCCTGGGTAATTACATCATTTCAAAATTTGGCACATTTTCCAGAGTTTGTAAAAGTGCTATGGCCATAATGGGTATCTTACTGGTCCTAATACTCACTTGGTTCTATATCAGAAGGTATTTAAATAACATAGAGTTTGAAAACATATTTGTCACAAATCAATTCCTGCAGTTTGATGAGAAGCAGAAAGAAGAAGGGAAGCCTCATCTGCTCCTATTAACCAGAAAAGAGAAGAAATGCTTTATAAAGATCCCATCATTGTGTTTATCAGAAAGGGAATGGAAAAGCATGGCAAGATTCTTTGCTCCCATCTTTAGTAATGTGTGTATTTGGGCAGTAATCATAATATTGGATTATGGACTATTCTTACTAATTTCTTCAATAAGAAATCATCTAGACCATCTGCCTACAATAAACATTACTATGAATATGAAATTCAAc ACAGAGACCACGTTCCTCAATATTCCTGTGGAGACGCAGGCGTTCACAGAAACCTTCTCAGATGAAACTCACTTGTCTAAAGGTGACTGCATCCCTCAACCGACACTGTCGATAACCAAGATATGGATCCCACTCGTTGCATTAATTGCCTTCTTATTGTTACTCACTTTAATTTCTGCAAAATTTACAATATTGAAAATACTAGTTCTGTCATTGTTTTATGCTGAGACTGAGAAGGACCGAATACAGTTTTTGCATAAAAAAATAGTACAGAAAAGATCCTGGGCCAAATTATTGAGTACAGAGGAGGCACTGAAATTTACAACTAATAGG GTCTCCTTTTGGTTTCCCATCTTCAACAGGAAGCAA CAGAAAAGAATTACTGATGGGGAAACAAATATATTACCGGAACTCTGA